Part of the Phacochoerus africanus isolate WHEZ1 chromosome 8, ROS_Pafr_v1, whole genome shotgun sequence genome is shown below.
agcaggaactcccaggatcaaTATTTCATCCCTActtaacaaatacaaaaataatcctCTATACGTCTAAGTACTTCTAAGGGACAGATCTGGGTTTCAACCTCAGGCCTGAATTCAAAGCGCCTCTCAAGCTCATGACATCACTACATCTCATGATGAGACCTGAGGCTTCCCCCTGGAGTTCACACCCAAACTAGTTCTTCCTGTTTTGACTCTGACTCATTCCCTTTGGCTTTGGGACTTTGAAATAAATAcagcaatgaattttttttaaggaagagaaGGCCAGGTGGAGGGCAGGTATGCATGATTctacttgttttcatttttacttacttTCTGAGAGGGACCTTTTGGAAATGATACTTTCACCCACCAGAGTTGTAACAAGATAAATTTCAAGCAGCATGGCATATTGTTGATCAGGCAGATGACGTGACTGCCAATTTAGCACACTGTTAAGATTAGCCATTTGTGTTGGCTCGATGATGTTGTGAAAACTCCCGTTAGCTTCTTGGAACTCCAAAGCATGTGATGAGAAATTTTCCCTATTTTGCTTTCTGAGTATCTGCCATTTGACTTTCACTTGAAAATATAAACTGACACCTCTTGGACTGGTAACAGGATTTTCCCATTGTGAATAAGTCTCCCGAGATAAACTTGGTTGGTAGAGTAGCACATGATCtgttaaaaatcattagaaataaatattttcattaaagacCCCTCCCCGAAATTTACTGTGTGACTGTAGGCAAGGCAAATAACCTCCCTAAACCTTCAAATTTGAAATGGTCATCATGAGGAACAAATTAGATAATATCTGTACAACAGGCCTTTACAAGCTGCTAAGTATTATACAGATGTAAGGGCATTTCTGGGCATCATTCTTCATCCAATTCATTCCTTCCTGAGAAGTGATCCTGCAATATAAGGCACTGACTTGAGTCTTCCATCTGTGATATCCTTTTGACCCTATCCTATAAAGGAAGAACTAAGACTCCTCTCGGTAATTTACTCCTGCTCTGCCAATAATCGATATGTCCGGAGCTCTGAACATTTTCTCCTTGGATTTCCTAATCCTGACTAAATGGCAAATCCTGGGGTTATTAGGTAGCCAGGGCTCATTTATCAAATCTGTAGAAAGAAGCTTCTctgtttgaaatctttttttccctctcctatcTGATAGCAGTTTATCTTTTATAATCACAGATCGCTGTCCAGGCTGTCTCCCTGAGAAAGAAGGCAGGGAGTAGCAGAACCACATGGAGGATGATAAACGAAGGCATCTCTCtattcctttcttcctgtttGCCTCCTTACCTTTGAGGAAACTAGAACCTTTCACGCCCATTCATCTGATTCTTTCTCTAAAAGTACCATAGTGCCCCCTGTAGGTTATGAGAGTTTCTCCTCCCATAAtcttatttacactttttttttttaaactgtctccTGAAAACTCTAGTGCTAGGTTCTTCTCAAGAGTGCTAGAATCcacaaaaaaagactgtataGTATCTTCTGAAGTCTTGAGGAAAATGACTCTAAAATGGAGATTTTGATCTCACGTGCAATTTGAGTACTTACGGTGTTTGGCATAACAGTAGTAGCTATGAGGCCACTGGCACGTGATGAACTACATGAGACATTTACAGGTGAGAAATCTGAAGTCTAAATGGGCCAAATGACTTTGTAAACCTTCCAAAACTAAGGCACGGTGGTTGCTTGTGGCATTAGAACTCAGGTCTCCCAGCATTTACTCAAGtaccctttcttttattttgaatggttacttttccttattttcaaaagCATCTGCATTGTTCTCCAGTTTTATAATCTCAAAAACCTAATCCTAACTAAGAGTTACTAATGATATCCATTCAGCTTCAGCAGATAACTGACGGAGAGGGCTTCCGGTATACAAGGAGGAGAAGGATCTGCTTGGTAATATCAATCAGGAGTAATTTAGTGAGAACTAGAAAGTGCAATGAATGTAGAAGAGGGCTCATTTCTTGATTTACTTAAAAGCTGCCTAAAGCAAAGTTCTCCAACACATAACCTTGTAGTTATTCTTAGGCTGAAAAAGCAGAAATCTGTTGGCTTTTTATTAGGTTTTACGATCTTGAAATTCTTGAACATTTTCTGAAACTTGTTTCCTGaaatgtcattcattcattccaaaatTATTAAATGGCATTACTAATCCTTggtttatccttttttcttttcttttcttttctttttttttgccatttcttgggccactcccatggcatatggaggttcccaggctaagggtcgaataggagctgtagccaatctacgccagagccacagcaacgccagatccgagccacgactgcaacctacaccacagcccacagcaatgccagatccttaacccactgagcaaggccatggattgaacccgaaacctcatggttcctcgtcggattcattaaccactgagccacgacgggaactccgtttgtttgtttgtttttgaggcagataggtttattgaaaaaaaaaatgctggaaagtAGTACAAAGTCTGAACTATAAATTGACTTCCTGATTTTTACAAAGTATATGACATTTGCCATTAAAAATGTAACTAGCTCTCTTTCCCTCCAAGAAGGCGGCGGCGGCAGCTTGCACAGCCATGGCCAAGATTAAGGCTCGAGACCTTCGAGGCAAAGAAGGAAGAGCTGCTGAAACAACTGGAGGACCTGAAGGTGGAGCTGTCCCAACTGCGCGTCGCGAAAGTGACAGGCGGGGCGGCTTCCAAACTCTCCAAGATCCGAGTTGTTCGCAAATCCATTGCCCGTGTTCTCACCGTCATCAACCAGACCCAGAAAGAGAACCTCAGGAAATTCTATAAGGGCAAGAAGTACAAGCCTCTGGATCTACGGCCCAAGAAAACACGTGCCATGCGCCGCCGGCTCAACAAGCACGAGGAGAACCTGAAGACCAAGAAGCAGCAGCGGAAGGAGCGGTTGTACCCACTCCAGAAGTTCGCCATCAAGGCCAGAGCATCCAGGtaacaataaaagaaacaaactggcaaaaaaaaaaaaagtaactaaagagtagttcccattgtggttcagcagtaacctgattaatatccatgagacatgggttcgatgcctggcctcgctcagtgggttaagaagcgttaccgtgagctgtggtgaaggttacagacacagctcagattctgagttgctgtggctatgacataagctggtggctacagctctgattcaacctctagcctgggaacctccatatgccacttcgagtgcagccctagattTATCTTTCTTATTCTAAGTGCAGAATGTCCACCGACAAATCCTTTATCATCGGAGAAATTGGAGCTCAGGAAAGCCGTTCTCTTTTGAAACTAGTTAGAGGTTTAGAATACAATTCTGAAGGAATCAATTCTGCATTTTAATCTAgatccttgggaaaaaaataaaagtcttgaGATATAATTAAGTCCACAGATAAAAATGGAGGGTGGAAATATCTAGATATAAGTTCTGGGAGGCCAAATTAAAAAAGATGActttgtgaaattttaaaagtgtttaaacCACAAATCTATGTGTATTCAGTTTCTGGATTTCCTCTTGCTAAGTAGTTTGAAAGCTACTTAACAgtatttaattgacattttactCACTATTTTCCTTGCTTCAAGTCTTTCATACTCAAGCTTTCCCAATAGCTTGTCCACGGAAAATTACCTTGGCCTGATTTTCAAATGGATAAATAGTTTGATGTAATTTCTATTAGAATTCAGTAATATTGATACTGCAGGTACTGGAGCAGTATTTTTCAACTGTCAATTATGACCCTTTAGTAGGTTGTGAAGTCAATTTATTTGGTTGTaaccagcattaaaaaaaaaaaaaaaaattgaaaggaataGATTGCATGGAACATAAGAAAATGAGTGGAAGTTAAATACTGTTATATGAAAATCTTGCTCTGGTCTATGTATATTTGGATTGAGACATTAAGTTATGTTTCTTCTGTGAGTTATAGTCAAATTGAGAAATACTATTCTAGACTGCAGTGGATAAGAGCAAGAACTCTTTAATGTGAACccttctgagccttggttttcttctCCAAGAATAGGTGCAATAAGACTTTCATAATAGAGTTGCAGTAAGAGtcaagtaaagaaataaaataatgttgatGCACAGAATCTGACGTAAATTGAACCTAATGTTCTTATTTTAGTTGGAGTTATAATGATAATTATTTGAAATCATATTTGAAATTTGAATCATTTGAAATAAATCAAGGTACTTACACTTTTCCTTTAAATTGAGTTCTCTTGCAAATCTAGTTCCCTTCCACCTCTTGAGCATATAGCCCCAGGGAAGAAACTGGGCATTCCCAGGGTTAGAACAAAGAAGTCATTGATCTGTTTTGGATCTCATAAGCTGGCTCTTTTGAGACAGTAATCATGAAATTTGGCTTGTATGAAAGAAAAGGATCTtcaaaattcctttattttttcaacatATTGAGAAGCTGGCCAAACAATACCAGAGTCTTAAATGAGAGGAGAGTAGAACAGGGTAGGAAGAAGGGGGGACATGTCTGGATTCTCAGTTTCCACTGGATTCTGGGTGGAAGAGGGTAGAAAGGTAGACAAGCcctgttttagtttttcttctctttgcaaattcctggggatggggaggtgtTCAGTGGGAGAGGAGAACTGTAGAGATGGTTTAGAGAGGTTGAGGCGAATGCTGAGGAGAGTGGCTTCTGCCCTCCATAAGGATATTGGAAGTTATTGCCTTATAAGCTTCTGCTTAAACATGGGGGCTGTTACATCAAATTAAACTGAATGGCTTAACATGGTTTTGCACACCAAAGTCTGAGTTTAAGCCCCTTAGAGTCTCCTTCAGCTCCAGTACGGTAGCTATCCGGAAGCTCCTGAATGTGCTATGGAATGAACCCCAGAAAGATCTGACTGAAAGTGGTTGAAGAACCTGCCTAGCAACTTTGGCAAAGGAGGTTGCCTAAAAGGAATGGAGCCATCCACTGTAAGGTCCAATCGAGAGTCAAAGTTAATGGCAGGGAATATGTTTTGCCATCAAAAGTGGAGATGGGGGCCTAATCAATAGGGGGAAATCATGCCTCAGAGCATTGTCAGAGTCAAGCAAACATGAATGATTACCACTGAAGGCAGTTTCTAGCACTGGGACTATCAGAATCCCCAGGGTATGAACAAGTCACTCTTGAGATGCTACAAGCTCTGGGGATAGGCCCAACCAGGAGAGCTCAGAGGATACCTCATATACTCCAGGGCTCCACCTTCCATAAGATCACATATACCTTATCCATCCTGCATACATGCAGGTGGAGAGGACAGATCTCTGACAGGCATTTCCCTGACTCATCTAGGCAGAAACTGGGTTGCATAAAGGGATGGGTTGAGTTACCAAATAAGATTAAATcaacaatttacttttttttgaacCACCTGTTGGGTACAGGATCGTGAAGAAAGCTGATTCTTAAATAAGGTAACCTGTTTCTTTCACATCTGTGCATAGTGTAAATACATTTATGATGCTTCTGATGTTCCATCATTATTGTATAATATCATTACATCTTTGGGAATTAAAATTTACCAAGTCTCTGTTTGTGCCAGTCTTTGTATCATAGAGTATTTTGAGTAATACCTCCCTGGATATAAATGAACAACTATCTAATTTAGATGCCTGTATCCCAAATCTCGACTacagaaaacaaaccacaaatgaatataaaagaaaaaggggaaagccGGTCCCTGGGTTTTCAAATGAAACGTGACCCAGTCCCCATTTAACCCTTAGTCCTGAGCAGAAGAATAAGGGTAAACACTTAAAATATGTATAGGACTTTTCTGCTTTGATAACTGAAATGCAACTATAATTCTGTGTCTTAGCCTTTAAAGTTTTGTCCCTTCCTCACAATTGGAGGGGAAGGTGATGGGAGTGGTGGTGGAGGAGATataaattgttaaaatgaaacaggaaaagatATGGTAAAAAGGACCTTCTATTTTCAGGCTGTGATCTGTCCAGAGC
Proteins encoded:
- the LOC125133606 gene encoding LOW QUALITY PROTEIN: 60S ribosomal protein L35-like (The sequence of the model RefSeq protein was modified relative to this genomic sequence to represent the inferred CDS: inserted 2 bases in 1 codon) — its product is MAKIKARDLRGXKKEELLKQLEDLKVELSQLRVAKVTGGAASKLSKIRVVRKSIARVLTVINQTQKENLRKFYKGKKYKPLDLRPKKTRAMRRRLNKHEENLKTKKQQRKERLYPLQKFAIKARASR